A DNA window from Hemibagrus wyckioides isolate EC202008001 linkage group LG11, SWU_Hwy_1.0, whole genome shotgun sequence contains the following coding sequences:
- the arfrp1 gene encoding ADP-ribosylation factor-related protein 1, translating to MYTLLSGLYKYMFQKDEYCVLILGLDNAGKTTFLEQTKTKFSKNYKGMSLSKITTTVGLNIGTIDVGKARLMFWDLGGQEELQSLWDKYYAESHGVIYVIDSTDEERLTESKNAFEKMISSEALEGVPLLVLANKQDVENCLSVSDIKTAFSDCAPKIGKRDCLVQPCTALTGQGVNEGIEWMVKCVVRNIHRPPRQKDIT from the exons ATGTACACTTTGCTGTCGGGTCTTTACAAATATATGTTTCAAAAAGACGAATATTGCGTGTTGATTCTCGGGCTGGATAATGCTGGCAAAACG ACATTTCTGGAGCAAACAAAAACGAAATTTAGCAAGAACTACAAAGGAATGAGCCTTTCCAAAATCACCACCACGGTCGGGTTGAATA TTGGCACTATAGATGTGGGAAAAGCACGGCTCATGTTTTGGGATCTTGGGGGACAAGAAGAATTGCAGTCACTATGGGACAAA TACTATGCAGAATCTCATGGAGTTATCTATGTAATTGACTCCACTGATGAAGAGCGTCTGACCGAGTCAAAGAATGCCTTTG agaaGATGATAAGTAGTGAAGCTCTCGAAGGCGTTCCTCTTCTGGTTCTTGCAAATAAGCAAGATGTAGAG aaCTGTTTGTCTGTATCTGATATTAAGACTGCATTCAGTGACTGTGCACCCAAAATTGGTAAACGGGACTGTCTGGTCCAGCCTTGTACTGCTCTGACTGG tcaggGGGTGAACGAAGGAATTGAATGGATGGTGAAGTGTGTGGTTCGGAACATTCATCGTCCACCCAGACAAAAAGACATTACATAA